One window of Dermacentor albipictus isolate Rhodes 1998 colony chromosome 9, USDA_Dalb.pri_finalv2, whole genome shotgun sequence genomic DNA carries:
- the LOC139049985 gene encoding uncharacterized protein isoform X3: MTEQRNGGHTPPAFAFIDEPTPGTSREGGEDVSGTSDDYTTCLRLYLEAESEKPIHMHDPTICDGYINDAWKALNSRTDATDVNDASDSGSTNYTPVVTTGRADHAWPSTSRAGIEKVSSTTKDMASSSDDAWRYQLNTERRPITDQIYKLDGMLLEPEEGNSERCVVPVAMFLVDRMPYTGTPRNTWMTKPRFVKPGINRL; the protein is encoded by the exons ATGACTGAACAAAGAAACGGTGGACACACGCCTCCCGCGTTTGCCTTCATCGACGAACCAACCCCGGGTACAAGCCGGGAAGGCGGCGAGGACGTCTCGGGCACTTCGGACGATTACACTAC ATGTCTTCGGCTCTACCTGGAAGCAGAGAGTGAAAAGCCAATACACATGCATGATCCTACGATTTGTGACGGATACATCAATGACGCGTGGAAGGCGTTGAACAGCCGGACCGATGCTACTGATGTCAATG ATGCCAGTGACAGCGGAAGCACCAATTACACGCCTGTAGTTACCACCGGCAGGGCCGATCACGCCTGGCCCAGTACGAGTCGTGCTGGCATCGAGAAAGTATCGTCCACTACGAAAGACATGGCAAG CAGctctgatgacgcctggcgttaccAGTTGAACACGGAGCGCAGGCCGATAACCGACCAGATTTACAAGCTCGACG GAATGCTGCTGGAACCGGAGGAGGGGAACAGCGAGAGATGCGTGGTGCCTGTGGCAATGTTTCTAGTCGACCGGATGCCTTACACGGGCACGCCAAGGAACACATGGATGACAAAGCCCAGATTTGTAAAGCCTGGGATCAATCGTCTGTGA
- the LOC139049985 gene encoding zinc finger protein 391-like isoform X1, translating to MTEQRNGGHTPPAFAFIDEPTPGTSREGGEDVSGTSDDYTTCLRLYLEAESEKPIHMHDPTICDGYINDAWKALNSRTDATDVNDASDSGSTNYTPVVTTGRADHAWPSTSRAGIEKVSSTTKDMASSSDDAWRYQLNTERRPITDQIYKLDGAYSSGSPSHLHLEPTSSTDPTKHSTSRTGMVEASASLPYGARNAAGTGGGEQREMRGACGNVSSRPDALHGHAKEHMDDKAQICKAWDQSSVKMSKSVEHFRNPTGKKAKCETCGKQFHRAYDLAEHQRTHADETPYKLEICEKLFRQAGQQDDNKRTHTGGKPYLCKTCGKAYKFQASLRRHERSHAKENHHACQKCAKLFENKCDLKRHVSSQCGNSAYTCEICDRFFMHSSSLLRHRRTNHVDKTPYECTQCGCRFADKETYDRHVCQKQRRM from the exons ATGACTGAACAAAGAAACGGTGGACACACGCCTCCCGCGTTTGCCTTCATCGACGAACCAACCCCGGGTACAAGCCGGGAAGGCGGCGAGGACGTCTCGGGCACTTCGGACGATTACACTAC ATGTCTTCGGCTCTACCTGGAAGCAGAGAGTGAAAAGCCAATACACATGCATGATCCTACGATTTGTGACGGATACATCAATGACGCGTGGAAGGCGTTGAACAGCCGGACCGATGCTACTGATGTCAATG ATGCCAGTGACAGCGGAAGCACCAATTACACGCCTGTAGTTACCACCGGCAGGGCCGATCACGCCTGGCCCAGTACGAGTCGTGCTGGCATCGAGAAAGTATCGTCCACTACGAAAGACATGGCAAG CAGctctgatgacgcctggcgttaccAGTTGAACACGGAGCGCAGGCCGATAACCGACCAGATTTACAAGCTCGACG GTGCATATTCCAGCGGTAGCCCTAGTCACCTTCACCTGGAGCCCACAAGCAGCACCGATCCCACAAAGCACAGCACAAGCCGCACTGGAATGGTGGAAGCATCAGCAAGTTTACCATACGGAGCCAG GAATGCTGCTGGAACCGGAGGAGGGGAACAGCGAGAGATGCGTGGTGCCTGTGGCAATGTTTCTAGTCGACCGGATGCCTTACACGGGCACGCCAAGGAACACATGGATGACAAAGCCCAGATTTGTAAAGCCTGGGATCAATCGTCTGTGAAGATGTCTAAGTCTGTAGAACATTTCCGCAACCCCACTGGCAAAAAAGCCAAATGCGAAACCTGTGGCAAACAGTTCCACCGGGCTTATGATCTAGCTGAACATCAGCGCACGCACGCAGACGAGACACCCTACAAGTTAGAAATATGTGAAAAATTGTTCCGGCAAGCTGGTCAGCAAGATGACAATAAGCGCACGCATACAGGTGGGAAACCCTACCTTTGCAAAACATGCGGAAAAGCATACAAGTTCCAGGCGAGTCTCCGTAGACATGAGCGCTCTCACGCAAAAGAGAACCACCATGCATGTCAAAAATGTGCTAAATTATTTGAAAACAAATGTGACCTCAAGAGACATGTATCCTCGCAATGTGGAAACAGCGCATACACTTGCGAAATCTGTGATCGATTCTTTATGCACAGTTCAAGTCTTCTTCGTCACCGCCGAACAAACCACGTGGATAAAACACCGTATGAGTGCACGCAGTGCGGATGTCGTTTTGCAGACAAAGAAACATACGATAGGCATGTGTGCCAGAAGCAACGAAGGATGTGA
- the LOC139049985 gene encoding zinc finger protein 391-like isoform X2, whose protein sequence is MTEQRNGGHTPPAFAFIDEPTPGTSREGGEDVSGTSDDYTTCLRLYLEAESEKPIHMHDPTICDGYINDAWKALNSRTDATDVNDASDSGSTNYTPVVTTGRADHAWPSTSRAGIEKVSSTTKDMASSDDAWRYQLNTERRPITDQIYKLDGAYSSGSPSHLHLEPTSSTDPTKHSTSRTGMVEASASLPYGARNAAGTGGGEQREMRGACGNVSSRPDALHGHAKEHMDDKAQICKAWDQSSVKMSKSVEHFRNPTGKKAKCETCGKQFHRAYDLAEHQRTHADETPYKLEICEKLFRQAGQQDDNKRTHTGGKPYLCKTCGKAYKFQASLRRHERSHAKENHHACQKCAKLFENKCDLKRHVSSQCGNSAYTCEICDRFFMHSSSLLRHRRTNHVDKTPYECTQCGCRFADKETYDRHVCQKQRRM, encoded by the exons ATGACTGAACAAAGAAACGGTGGACACACGCCTCCCGCGTTTGCCTTCATCGACGAACCAACCCCGGGTACAAGCCGGGAAGGCGGCGAGGACGTCTCGGGCACTTCGGACGATTACACTAC ATGTCTTCGGCTCTACCTGGAAGCAGAGAGTGAAAAGCCAATACACATGCATGATCCTACGATTTGTGACGGATACATCAATGACGCGTGGAAGGCGTTGAACAGCCGGACCGATGCTACTGATGTCAATG ATGCCAGTGACAGCGGAAGCACCAATTACACGCCTGTAGTTACCACCGGCAGGGCCGATCACGCCTGGCCCAGTACGAGTCGTGCTGGCATCGAGAAAGTATCGTCCACTACGAAAGACATGGCAAG ctctgatgacgcctggcgttaccAGTTGAACACGGAGCGCAGGCCGATAACCGACCAGATTTACAAGCTCGACG GTGCATATTCCAGCGGTAGCCCTAGTCACCTTCACCTGGAGCCCACAAGCAGCACCGATCCCACAAAGCACAGCACAAGCCGCACTGGAATGGTGGAAGCATCAGCAAGTTTACCATACGGAGCCAG GAATGCTGCTGGAACCGGAGGAGGGGAACAGCGAGAGATGCGTGGTGCCTGTGGCAATGTTTCTAGTCGACCGGATGCCTTACACGGGCACGCCAAGGAACACATGGATGACAAAGCCCAGATTTGTAAAGCCTGGGATCAATCGTCTGTGAAGATGTCTAAGTCTGTAGAACATTTCCGCAACCCCACTGGCAAAAAAGCCAAATGCGAAACCTGTGGCAAACAGTTCCACCGGGCTTATGATCTAGCTGAACATCAGCGCACGCACGCAGACGAGACACCCTACAAGTTAGAAATATGTGAAAAATTGTTCCGGCAAGCTGGTCAGCAAGATGACAATAAGCGCACGCATACAGGTGGGAAACCCTACCTTTGCAAAACATGCGGAAAAGCATACAAGTTCCAGGCGAGTCTCCGTAGACATGAGCGCTCTCACGCAAAAGAGAACCACCATGCATGTCAAAAATGTGCTAAATTATTTGAAAACAAATGTGACCTCAAGAGACATGTATCCTCGCAATGTGGAAACAGCGCATACACTTGCGAAATCTGTGATCGATTCTTTATGCACAGTTCAAGTCTTCTTCGTCACCGCCGAACAAACCACGTGGATAAAACACCGTATGAGTGCACGCAGTGCGGATGTCGTTTTGCAGACAAAGAAACATACGATAGGCATGTGTGCCAGAAGCAACGAAGGATGTGA
- the LOC139049979 gene encoding zinc finger protein 664-like isoform X2 translates to MPTTDETYNVDGVIDNGSVRYQPLGPIKSINTTRPSTSRAGMEEASADSKDGATNSPSTGRRAQRELCAVCGNASSKREALHGHAKESTDDTAHICKACDQSSVKVFKFVEHCRNRTGKNHKCETCGKQFPRAYHLVQHYRMHTDERPYKCKASDISFRQSNHLDDHKRTHTGERPHQCQVCNKSFRQSGHLAYHERTHTGERPFQCPVCNKSFRQYTHLHNHERTHTGERPYQCHVCNKSFRQSTHLDNHERTHTGERPYQCQVCNKSFRQSSHLDHHNRQHTGEKPYICRTCGKSYTRAAHLRKHEHAHAEEKCKI, encoded by the exons GTGTCATTGACAATGGCAGCGTAAGGTACCAGCCCCTGGGGCCCATCAAGAGCATCAATACCACAAGGCCCAGCACGAGCCGGGCTGGCATGGAGGAAGCATCAGCCGATTCTAAAGACGGCGCCAC GAATTCTCCTAGCACCGGAAGAAGAGCACAGCGAGAGTTGTGCGCTGTATGTGGCAATGCTTCGAGCAAACGTGAAGCCTTACACGGGCACGCCAAGGAAAGCACGGATGACACAGCCCACATTTGCAAAGCATGTGATCAATCGTCTGTGAAGGTGTTTAAGTTTGTAGAACATTGCCGCAACCGAACTGGCAAAAACCACAAATGCGAAACCTGTGGTAAACAGTTCCCCCGGGCTTATCATCTAGTTCAACATTACCGCATGCACACAGACGAGAGACCTTACAAATGCAAAGCCAGTGATATATCCTTCCGGCAGTCTAATCACCTAGATGACCATAAGCGGACGCATACAGGCGAGAGACCCCACCAATGCCAAGTGTGCAATAAATCGTTCCGGCAGTCAGGTCATCTAGCTTACCACGAGCGCACTCATACAGGCGAGAGACCCTTCCAATGCCCCGTGTGCAATAAATCCTTCCGGCAGTATACTCATCTACATAACCACGAGCGCACTCATACAGGCGAGAGACCCTACCAATGCCACGTGTGCAATAAATCCTTCCGGCAGTCTACTCATCTAGATAACCACGAGCGCACTCATACAGGCGAGAGACCCTACCAATGCCAAGTGTGCAATAAATCGTTCCGGCAGTCTAGTCATCTAGATCACCATAACCGCCAGCACACAGGCGAGAAACCATACATTTGCAGAACATGCGGTAAATCATACACACGGGCGGCGCATCTCCGTAAACATGAGCATGCTCACGCAGAGGAGAAATGTAAGATATGA